atatatatatatatagatatatatacatataatatatatatatatatatatacatatacatacatataaatatagaatatataatatgtatagataaatatttatgtatatatataaacatgtacatgtacatatatattcatacacacacacacacacacacacacacacacacacacacacacacacacacacatatatatatatatatatatatatatatatatatatatatattgtgtgtgtggtcgaGTGTGGATATGTGCTAAaataacgtaaatatatatagcctatacatgtacatatttatatcatacattttatataaatatatatatatatatatatatatattaaacacacacacacacacacacacacacacacacacacatatatatatatatatatatatatatatatgtgtgtgtgtgtgtgtgtgtgtgtgtgtgtgtgtgtgtttgtttgtttgtgtgtttgagtgcatatgtatatatatatatatatatatatatatatatgtgagtgtgtgtgtgtgtgtgagagagagagagagagtttagttgattgatagatagataaacagacagataggcagacaaaaacAACCCCaagcgcccgcgcgcgcgcacacacacacgcacatttatatatgtgtgtatgtatatgtatatgtgtatatatatatagatagatagacagacagatatatgtgtgagtgtgtgtatgcgtgcgtgtatcaataGCAGTGTGTTGCATGAGTCCGGGCGTTGACTCATGCAACTTATAAAAACATATTACGTATATGTGCGACAAAATAACCTTGCTGAAAGATTTCAGTGACAAACATcattcaaatatacaaaaaagagaataaataaaagaaatgtagTTGCATTACTGGAAACGGTAAATAAGTGCCACCATACATTGTTACCAGTTTTGAACTGGAGCGGAATCACAGTACTGAATAAACAAAGGTTTCAGCGGCTAAGTTACAGAGTAGGAGAGGAATACTAGTAGAGGAGAATGGTAGCAATGCATGAGCGGATTGTTAAACAGGAACAGGTAAAATTATTTGCGAACTGAGCCATATTGCAGGGGCTTGTGAGTATTTTAGACATAGTTAGGAGAAGGTTCCTCTGTAACAAAAGGTTAGACCAAGAGAGACCCAAAGCCGGCGACTTGGCCCATGCTGCCGCCCATTgccagtgtgtgggtgtgggagtgataGAGAGTAAAGCGGTTAGTCCGATATACAAATGCATGAATGTAGTTTCTTGCACGACATGGTTTATGAAAAGTGGTTTGATAAATAGTATTGACATGCTGAAAATGTTCTAACTCTTCTTCCACAGCAACGTCAGAAAATCAGGCAGAATGTCGACTACCTTCTGATGTAGCTGAGGTCCATCATGATACGCTCATCACACCCTCTCTTTCGGAAGATTCCCAAAATACTGGGGAAAGGCTTCCTGAAACAGAAAGCCTCTTCCGACATAGGCCCCGCAGATTGTACGCAGATTGCCCCGCGTATAGTTGAGGTTCAGTCGACccacgaggaaaggagagaactgTATAATCGTCATGATTGGTATGTATGTTTTTGAAGTTACCGCTTTTAATCGGTTAGAATACCTGACCTAATTTGCTCGTCCATTGTCCATGTGGAATTAGATATATTATTTAGTAGTGGAATGTTACTCACCTGCCTCTTGTTAACAGGAGAAGGAGTAAATACCAGAGCGATTACGTCATAGTGCACGCCATGGCAGACGAGCACCATGCCAGGCTGATTCGGGCGAAGCTGGAAAGCAGCGTGAAAGACGTGGTCGTCTTGGGCTCGTGGAGCATCAGCTTGGGAGAACAGATCCTCGAAGCTTGGGAGCGGATGCTTCGCAACACCACGACCGTCTTAGTGTTGATGTCGAGGGCGCTGTGCTCGGAGAGGCTCCCCGTCTTGACGTCTATGACAGCGGTACAAGAGCTCGTGACGGTTGTGCCGATTTTCCTCGAAGACATCCCCAGGGGTGGGCTGCCCGATGGAATCAACATGTTGCGGTACCGTCAGGGAGTGGACCTGTACCGGCTTGGGCACGACGCCAGCGTGGCTGAACTCGCTCGCCATACTTCAGTGACAAAGCGGTACGCTAGAGAGTGCGCTTCGCTCAGGAAACTGCAGAAAATTCGTCGTCAGTCTTTAAATTGGCAGATAATGCTTGTCTGTGACTTGAAAAAGGACACGCAAATAAAACATAACAGCATATGATCTGGTGGAGCATTAAACCGGAGTCTAGTCAGTCCAACGAATAAACATTGACTttgcagaggaaaagagagtactTGCATGTATATACTTTGACTAGatcgtgtatgagtgtgtctgcaTAGGGTATTGAGAcgccgtgtgcgtgcgcgtgtctgtgtgacATGCCTTGTCAGAATACACCTAACTGATGAAATTATATACTTTGTAAGTTTACATTGGTGCCATTTTTATAATGAAAGTGCTTTTTTCTCACACTGCTTTGTGTTTTACCTCCATAGGTATATGACTTCGTATTGTAggcgtatcatttttttttttttaatttacccaCTACATATAATTGtccctttatctctctgcctgtctctctcctttttatgtttgttttaggTTATCTTTGCATATTTTGAGATGCCCGGAATGCAATCTTCTTATTGGAATTTGAATATTGTGTTGGTTAAATTTTTGTGATTAGATAGTCTTGGCTAATTAATTCTGAAGGAATATTCTTGCATGATTATTTGGCTTTGGATATGCGTTACTTGAAGATAATAAAATGTGATTGAATTATTtagattaattttatttttatgcctGTATGATATCTGgtcgtggagtgtgtgtgtgtgtgtgtgtatgtgttgtatgtgtgtgtgtaattcccaAATGCTCATTACCATACAAATGCAAAAGCAGATAACCTACAAGCCACACTTTAACACTCAGTTTCAgaatgttgttgttcttataatgCATGCCGTATTGCATGAAGCAACCGGCTGACGTGTCAAGGTCAAGTGCCTTGTTGGTCGATTACACTGGTTCTCCAAATATCCTGGTTGGCGGGATAAAAAGGCTACTGTTCGATTTACTTTAGCTATTCTAGCTTCCTGTTTACGCCAGGGGatgcaggaagaaaaagaaaggctgGTGAGGAAGATGCTAATCCCACGTCTCGAAGCGGACCAATCACGTGAGAGCCCAGTGTCCGGGATCGCATGGGCCACACATGCAAGACCGTCAGTTAagcactttattatcattacttcgttTTTATCCCCTCTTATTACGCCATTatcttctcttgctctcgttctgtCACTTTTTTTCATCTCATTGTTTTCTCAGTTATTAGAGGTGTGGCCCTCTACAAATTGTCGTCGAAAAACTTTCTAGAGCGAAAAATAATGCTCTCCCAAGGTACAAGATCCTGCTTCAACATGCACAGTTGCCTTTCTTTTCCGTGTGTCCGCATGCACTCCTGTAGGGCACGTTCTAGAGGCTACATAAaaccttcgcaaatctcaaagtcTATTCGTGcatggtgtgcttgtgtgtatgtatatatataggtgtatatatatatttatatatatatgtatatatatatgtgtatatatatatgtatacacacacacacacacacacacacacacacacacacacacacaaacacacacacacatatatatatatatatatatatatatatatatgtttgtgtgtatatacacacacacacacacacacacacacacacacacatacacacacacactatatatatatatatatatatatatacacacatgtatatacatatatatatatatacacatatatatacatatatacatatatatatacatatatacatatatatatatgtatatatgtatatatatgtgtatatatatatatatatgtatatacatgtgtatatatatatatatatatatatatatatatatatatagacatgcatgtgtgtgtgtgtgtgtgtgtatatatatatatatatatatatataaataaacataaatatatatatatatatatatatatgtgtgtgtgtgtgtgtgtgtgtgtgtgtgtgtgtgtgtgtgtgtgtgtgtgtatgtatatatatatatatatatatatgtatattatatagatatatataaatatatttgcacacacacacacacatatatatatgtgtgtgtgtgcgtgtgtgtgtgtatctgtgtttataaatatatttagatatatgtataaatataaatataaatatctatatatgtctatatctatctatctatttatctatctatctatctatctatttatatacatatatatacatatacatatatattaatgtttatatatatatatatgtatatatatatatatatatatatatatatatatatatatataaacatgacatatatatgtcatgttaAATACGTTGAACATTATACGTGAAAATGTGGTTCGGCGGcggatgtatatataacatgacaCCTTTGTTAGATCTTATCCCCGACGGTTAGACAGCCCTATGCAATGGAACATTGATATACTGATAAGATCAATTATAAGACATAATGATACTGAAACTGATCGATTTTTGTTGGTAGATTAGACCACTTTTCCACtctcatgatcatcatttttgtaaTGATTTCTATGGCTTTCTCTGTGTAGTTATACGGAAGATGTTACTGTGACAGTTGTGGTAATATAAGTATGACAATAACGATCTTTATAGTGATATTAGTTATTCTGATGcgattaaaattatcattgcgGTTAGTGACATAGTAACATTTATATAACATTTACTATTCCATTAACTTACGAGTTACATCTTAACCAATTTGctaattacatttacatataattctCCCTAATGCAGTTACAGTCACTGTCGTCACAATTAGCTTAACAATTACCTTCCCGGTTTTACTCCAAGGTCCgtcaaaacgttttttttttttttttttcacaaacattctattttttattttatttttactctgaATTAGGTATTCATTGAAGAAAGTCATCAAATACAGGTTCTGGTCATTTCAGAGTGATTTTATAGGCACATTACGTAAGAAAATGAACGACTATACTCTTAGAAAGAATATATAGTTATCTGCAagatgttttgttttcattattgctgttattataaattatgattttttgtaaACGTTTTGATGGTTATAAATGCCATTGTTATAACTTGTCGTATCCGTTAATTCGCATTCGGGGGTTTAGTTACCCATACTGAGAAGATGGttgagagatatataaatgttatcacATTGATCAGAAATATGTTTATCGATGttattttgtaataaaaatatacatgcaacAGTCATTTAAAAGGTTGGTTATTGTGATTAATGGCAGCTCGTTAATAATGCTTAGAACATTAAGTATGCAACCTCTGTTTATCAATTTTCAGTTATTTGCTCATTAGTAACATCTAAATGAAATCATTATAAAAACGAATTCCTTGTTACCTAGCAAGATGTTTGTTGTaagttttctttgtgtgtacgttttttatgtgtgtaatattttatgtattttttgtgtgtaatattttttgttcgtaacgtgtttatgtgtgtaagtttttgtgtgttttttatgtgtacgTTTTCTGGAAGATTGCCCCGGGATAATCTAGTCTGGGTTTTCGTATCTTTGTATCTTTAAATCACTTGTCGTTGGCTGTTTCATTTGAAGTGGTTATAAAAATGTCAAAaacggagggagaagaaaaaaaccttATATTAAGATATAGTTTGGCTCATCTAGAAACAAAACCAGATAGCAGACGATAGAAGAAAAGTCATAATTGGGTCAATTcacagaagaaagggggaattCAGCAGACTGCAGGAACCACAAATGATAAAGTTATTGGGATATGCCATGATGGTAGTAGGTAAACAGTGTACAATCGAGTTAAAAACGTCAATGCAAATGCAGTTTCAAGCCTGGGAGagatacaacaacagcaacagccttTATTGATCTGGTGTAGAGAAACTTTTCGATACGGCACCGAGGGAAGTAATGTTTTTGGTGTCTCGGAAGATCTGGTGAGGACTGTGTagagcagggctactcaactattatacgcaaaggtccagttagacaagctccaatgtacgcataggtccggaaatttttattacatgaaatataaaaaagaatgaccacggtccggatatatatatattctaaatatatatagtcatagtcgaccaaaaaaaaaaaacttgcaagatactttcaccaggaccttcatgctatttaactagaattttctcttactggggtctgaggtccaactgcaacactcagaaggtccggatccggaccgcggtccgccagttgagtactcCTGGTGTAGAGTATGTATATGAAAGTCAAAAACACTGTAAGAACGCCAAGAGGCATGACGCAAGAGTTTGAAGTTCATTAAGTGTTCATTTAGTGTTATTACTGTCGTTAACGAGAGGGACTTAAATAGCGTCAAACAGGTGAAAAAATTAGAATGTTAATCGATCtctgaaatatataatattataaggtATAATAGaactttgatatataatatacaaaatttaaaatacatgacagaatgatatatacaaataacaaatCCCTAAAAGcgtaccaaaaaaataataagtcaaAGGGGAGGATggtggaaatgaaagagaggggcaAGAAAAAGATGGTAAAAGTGAGGGTAGAAAGTTTACCGAGAAGACCAAATGAAAGGAAGGTGACCCCATGCCTTCCTTCTTGTGGAGAGACCACTCGTTAGATGgagtaaagaggggaggaggattccttagtttatggagggagacacacacatatatatatacatatatacacatgcactataCAGATAGGTTACACAATGTTGCGACGTCTACACTGCTATGTTATACCACGTCACTGCTGCCACGAGATGCGCTGTGATTGGCTGAGATTTGTCGAGTCGTGATTTATGTGAACATCTTCACAGATGCGCTGTGATTGGCTGAGATTTGTCGAGTCGTGATTTCTGTGAACATCTtcagcaccttttttttttcttttttttttttttttgggggggggggggggtgtcgtgaTTATCCACATATTTGCCAAGTTATACTCGAGGATTTGCGAGTAAGACTATGTGACGTCATCAATATTAATGCCAAGAATCGCTAGAAAGATATATGTTTTCATGCATATTTCGGGTATATCAAATACCTCTGCAGTAAACTCAAAATCTTCGCTGTTATTTCCTCTTAACAGCATTATCGTGAGtaggaaaattttaaaaatctatcaactGAATTTGTTCGATAGGCACTAGCaatcaagaaataaaataattgaaaaaatgcGAATTCATATTTCTTGGAAAATGCgaacacaaatatatttaatagAAACATGAACCAGTGatttatgaaccgtattcatgttggcaaaagtataaaaggtatgaattcatgagatgtatttaaccagtttcgattatatcttcgtcagaaatacatggataCAATATACCAATGTTTTGTTCAAGGAAGTCTTGCAGTAAAGGCTGACAACACGACATATCATATACCACCTTTAGCAACTGACATATTTTTATCCATTAGCGTATGGATGAAAGTGTAGCTCGGTTACTAAACGTAGCAATTCATTAACCAACACCGGAACCTTTCTTCACCATAGTTGCCAAGAGTTGCTGCACTGTATATTACAAGCTGACAGTTATTATCCCCTGTTTGGAAGGAATAACGCCATTTCCAGAGCACACAAGAATACCTCCCAGACCCTtatgtttctgttttctcctttctttagtaACCTTCATATAGCACTTCGCTTGGCTATCTAGTAAACGATGCactacaaacacaccacacacacacacacacacacacgcatatttatatatatatatatatatatatatatatatatgtatatatatatcatatatatgtcatatatatttatgtacatatacatacatacatatacacatatatatacatatatatcatatatatacatatatacatatatatcatatatatacatatatatacatatatacatataaatacatacatgcataaatagattgatagatagatagacagacaaatatatatatagatagatgtgtgtgtatctatctatctatatatctctatatataatatatatatatatatatttatgtatgtatctatatgtgtacatatcgcCGCAAGCCTGTATCGACAGAGCAGCATCTccaaacaggcccccaaagtGATGGATCTTCATCAGAGACATATGTCAAGTCAAAGTCAAGGTCGGTGATTTTGATATTGCCCAGCGTTATTCCACAATAACTTTGGGCAGTAATTCTGCCCATAATCCAGTCTATGTAGGTAGTGAAAGGTTTTGGTGTCAGAAATAAAACTTAGACAGGGGTATGTAtagccgctgttatatcacatacttcatatcagcagctggtatatcataTACCTCGTATATCACCTATTCTGTAACACTATGATCGGAGAGGCctgtatggtataaattcatcttctgtgTCACAACCGCCGAGAAGGCCTTGGCGAGTACTACCGattcaacacatggtccgtatcagccataagagctgacctgtccaAAACATGTTTGTGCGAGGGGTCGTGCCAGAGGAAGTGATGGTGGCTTTTCGTATGATCAATGCCGGGAGCTAATGAGATCGCGACCTAATTAATGTATTAAAAATTAAGTAGAATATTACTGACGttgtagtatatgtatgtttaaagtgTGAGgacagttcgaggggaacctccgtgccgtcaAGACGCCCATAATATTCTGAAATCTGATCCGTTAAGCTGATATTCTGACCGTTCCCGCGATGCGTATGTATCCAAAATTTGTAGAAAGTTGGgtattatttaatataatttatgttgttttttagtAACTCTATGTATTTATTGTAAGCACGCATTCGTATAATCAATGTattaacaggtttgaccgctaccGAATAAACATAAAGTGATTgcgacgcagtggtatcagtcaccccacaCCCACTGACGCTCATAGACGTTCTTCGGCGGCCACAGTAGGTAAATGAGTGTGCAATAATTGCATCTATCGCACCAGAGGGGATTTCCTTAAGTTACGTACTGACTTCCACGAACTATAAACGTACTTGTGATTGATCTATGAAATCCGAGAGcctatagaaagagggaaaggagggggggggggggagagagagagagatagagggaaagatgtAAAAGACTATTATATGAGGACCTTTATATAATGTCTACTGGTTATGCAGGGATAGACATAGCggtatgatggcttgactcttttatttctgaagagtacaacaagtgatagtgactcacgagacgagtcttgggcaGGGTTCCCAGATTTCTGTGCCGAAAATATCGTACACATCCGTCAAAAATTATCGTATTTTGAGCTAGATTATCGTACACCAACATTCACCTAGCAACTTTTTGTCAGTTCTACAGAATACCACAAAATATACCATTGGAACATTAGACACCAAAAAGTTTTTCTTAGGCATTTGATATAGGTTCTGAAAAGCACTGCATGTTACGAGAGGCTATCGTATACTCACCCTTTTATAGGTCGCTGGCTGAATCCCCGTGGATTTCTGGATAGTTTGGATCACTTTCCACA
The nucleotide sequence above comes from Penaeus chinensis breed Huanghai No. 1 chromosome 3, ASM1920278v2, whole genome shotgun sequence. Encoded proteins:
- the LOC125042682 gene encoding uncharacterized protein LOC125042682, whose product is MIRSSHPLFRKIPKILGKGFLKQKASSDIGPADCTQIAPRIVEVQSTHEERRELYNRHDWRRSKYQSDYVIVHAMADEHHARLIRAKLESSVKDVVVLGSWSISLGEQILEAWERMLRNTTTVLVLMSRALCSERLPVLTSMTAVQELVTVVPIFLEDIPRGGLPDGINMLRYRQGVDLYRLGHDASVAELARHTSVTKRYARECASLRKLQKIRRQSLNWQIMLVCDLKKDTQIKHNSI